The stretch of DNA AGGCAATGACTATTCGTTTGCTTGGTATTTTACATGCAAAGCACATTCTCCGCAGATCCAACTCATTTGCCAAGCAAGCAGCTTCAATGTCTTTCGATGTTCCAAAAGGGTACTTTGCAGTATACGTTGGAGAGGGCGAAAAGAAACGATTCTTAATTCCAGTA from Juglans microcarpa x Juglans regia isolate MS1-56 chromosome 3S, Jm3101_v1.0, whole genome shotgun sequence encodes:
- the LOC121257246 gene encoding auxin-induced protein 15A-like — protein: MTIRLLGILHAKHILRRSNSFAKQAASMSFDVPKGYFAVYVGEGEKKRFLIPVSFLNQPSFQELLSKVEEEFGFDHPMGGLTIPCSEDIFINLTSCLHELL